Within the Bacillus sp. DX3.1 genome, the region TAAAACAAAAAATGAACTGAATTCTTATAGATAACTGTGGTAAGATAAAATTTTTGTTTTGGGGTACTTCAAAATATTAGGTTGATGGGCATGTGGCGATACCCCTTTATATAAGAAAAAGAGTCTGGATTATTTAGGACTCTTGGTAATAGTAACGAGTTCTATCTTATTTTTAGTGTGGATTGTAGGTGAAAAAGAAAAGGGCAGAATCTGAATCTAGATTCTGCCCTTTTTTTTAGTTGGTTATTACAGTTAAGATGGTTTACTCACGACAAACATTATTTTTACTTTTTTAGACTACCAAATGATAGTGAGTGTATACAAGATTTTATGCAGGATTGCATGAATAAAGAAGATAATGTTTAGTATATCAAATGAATTGAGGGAGAAGTGGTTATGGGTGTTGGTCAATCAAAACGGACCTAGCGAAGCGAAGGGAGTATTTGACTTGACCAACTGAACGACACCCAAACCCTCTTGGCACTGAACAAACAACCGTTTGTTCCTGCCACCCGGTGAGGGGGCCCCTCAAGGATTGAGGGGTTGGGGAGTTCGATTGAGGGGGTCTGGGGAAGAGTTCCCCAGTGGGTTTGGGCAAAGCCCAAGGTTTGTTTTTACCATGCTGGGCATGGCTCGGCAAAGCCGAAAAGCGTCGCAGACCCCTATCGATTTTGATACGTAGTGTCAAAATACGTATAGGGTTACTTTAATTGACTCCATTTCGTCGCTTTGCTAGACTTATGGTATCAATTAATCTAGGGAAAGTGGTGGCATTTTATGTTGGGTTCTATCTCATTTAATCAATCTCACCAAAGTTCATTGAGCCATAATAACAGAGAAAACATTCATGGTAATCCTGGCATCGATCCATCAAGGTTAGACCAGAATATTTACTTTGTTCAAAAGGACATCCGAAGTGTATACAAGGATGTCTTTCAAGAAGAGGTCGATAAGTATAACGAGAAACAAAAACGGAATGATCGTAAGATTGATGACTACTATGACAAAATACATAAAGATGATAAGACACATGAGCAACGAGAATTGGTTGTAGCGATTGGAGAAGGTAAAGACGACTCAATGTATAGAGGGGCGAAAAAAGAAGCGCTGAAGCGCTATGCTGAGGCGTTTCAAGAGCGAAATCCAAATCTAGTAGTTTATAACATGGTTTTACATGATGATGAAGCCAATCCGCATTTACATATTAACTATGTACCGAATTTCGAAAGTAGTCGAGGATTAACGAGGCGTGTCGGAATGGATAGAGCCTTGCAACAACAAGGTGTAGAGGGAACGGGAAGAAAGTTAATTGCACATTGGAGAGAATTAGAAACGGCCTATATTGAGCAATTAGCGAAAGAACACATTCCGAATTTTGAACGTGCCAATGTAGGTTCACATAAATACATGAAAGTCCGTCAATACAAGGAATATGCAGAAACAAGATCAATTGTTGAGAATCAAGTACAAGAAAAAGAAACGCAATTACAAACGATTGACCATCATTTAAAAAATGTTGAAGAGAAAACAAACGAATTAGAAGTAGCGAAAAAGAGTTTGGAAAGTGATGTCGTTGATAAGTACAAAGAATTAGAGATAGTAAAACAAGAAGTAGAGAGTGAAAGTGAAAAGCTGCAGCTAATTGGCCAGTGTCATGTAGAGTTAGAAAAAAGAGTAAAACAAATGCAAAAAGAATTAGATAGTGCTACGGATCAAGTGCCAAATGAACCTATTAAAATTCCATTTTTGCGTAAAGAAGTAATAACAGAAGTACAGGATAAGATGTTTGGAAAAGCTGAAATTACGAAGAAACAGACAAGAAATTATGTTTTATCACCAGAACAATATCAAGAATTAACAAAACAAGTGAATGCAGCGATTACTATTAAAACGGATTATGAGCGTTTGAAAAAAACAGATTTTGTGCAAGAGAATGAGAGTTTACGAGCAGATAATAAAGATTTAAAAGAAACAATAGAGGGTAATAAGCTTGCTTTAAATCATTCGTATAAACAAAATCTTGAATTGAGAGAAGAAAATAAAGAATTACATACCGAAATAAGCGGATTGAAAGCTCATATAAGGGGGTTGGGAGAAAATATAAGGGTTTTATACAATTTGTCAAAAAAAGTTCTTGGAGAGCAATTTAAAGCGTTTAGAGAGCTTGTTAAAAATGAACTGGATGCGAAGGGTGTAAACAATCAATTTGAGCGTGAAAACAAGAAAGAACTGAAGCGTAAACAGCAGAGATACGACATGGAGCGTTAGAAGATATTTTGACAAAGTTAGTAAATTTTTTAGGGAAACTTTGTTTGACAATCTTTTGAGAGAATATGTGTGATAAAATTAAAAAACGAGCCATGCGGTAACATGGCTCGTTTCAAATGGTATTCAATGAAAATACCTAAAATTTAAATGTCTGGTTATAGATTATCATAATTTGATTCATAATCAAATAGAAAAAAATAGGTATTTTTGTTGATTCCCTCAATCAGAGGAGGAATTGACACAATGAAAGAAGAGAATGAACAAACTTTAGGACAAGCCTTAAAACAAGCTAATGGTAATGCTAGAAAAAGAGATTTTGAGAAAGATACAAAACAAAGGGACCAAGCTGAAGAACTTAAAAAATCTCTTTTACAACAGTTAAAAGAATTAACTGGAGAAGATCATTACGTTGGAACCAATAAAGACCCATTTGCTGGTGAACCATTTAATCAAGTAATGCATAGAAATTTAGATTTATTAAATAGTATTGGTTATTTAACACAAGCAGAAGAAAGTTTTTTATTTAGAATTCAAGCTTATTTGGAATTTAGAAGTAATGTCATTATTTGTAGAGATGATAAATTTAAAAAGAAACGAAATAACGTTGAGGATGATTTTGAATTACCAAAAGCCGCAACTGTTTCTGAGATTGCTGAAATGATAGGGAAATCGAGAGAAAAAACTTCTTTGGTTATGAATTCATTAAAGAAAAAAGAGATTTTACTTAATCCAGAAGGTGCTGGACAAATTATTGAAAATGGTCGTACTGTAAGTCCTAGAACATGGATAGTAAATCCTTACATAATGATTTGTGCACCTCGAAAAAATGAAGTAAAACTTGATAAATTGACAATGAGATTGTTTCAACATTCTTTGAAAAATCTTAAAGGTCAAAATGGTAAAAAGGTGAAATTGCCAGCTAGATTTTTCTAGACTGTATCAACTTGATACAGTCTATTTTTTATGTACTTTATAACTTATTTGTAATTTTTTAGGTGTGACGAAAACGTCACAAAAAGGACTAAAAGTGTGACGTTTTCGTCACACCCTAAAAAGTGCTATAAACCCTTGGTACAACAGGATTTATAGCACTTTTTAACAATCGTCTCTATTATCACTATTATTAAGGGGCTAAAAGTTCCGCAAGGAACAGGTAGTATTTTTGAGCAAACAACGCTCAAAAATCTCCACCTTCATCATAAAAAAGTCGGTTCGTAAATCCTCACCTAAAGGCTAACGCCTATTCTTTTTTATGATGTCCTTGCGGAACTTTTTTCGGCTCGTGTGCTTTTCTCGCCAAGCCGACAGACAAAAAGCAAAACAATGGTTCTCGACTTGGACTAGCAAGTATACGAGCCGAACCGCTTAGATCATTCGTTTCAAAATAGTTCTTATTCAAAAAATAGATACGTAATACGTGGGGTTTCGCCCCCACACGACGAGCCAGCATTCTAGCCAAAAAGCAAATTTCAGACCAAAAGACAAGAACAAAACCATAAAAAACAGAAAAACTCTCTATGGGGTACCGCCACATGCCCATCAACTTAAGGATGGAAACAAAATAAACTTTCGTTCAAATGAACTAAAAAACTCTTAAAATACTTTTTGTCCTTAAAAATGAGCATGCCAAATAAACCTTGGTAGGTATAGTTTCAAAAATTATGCTGCTTTCTTTTGTTTTTCCAATCGATTATACTCATAGACAACACCCAGAATATCAAAGACTGTTTTCTTCTCATATCGATGAGATTTCCGCCCGTTTTTCTGTAGTAGGGTAAACAGGCGAACTAGGATCTTTGTTATTCTTTGGGTGTTTTCTCGTATAGCTTGATACAAAATGTATAAATGATCTTGGATCATTCCAATCGCTTTATATTCACTCAATTCTTTTTGTTTTTTTTGTAGAATTAGTTGCCGCATTTTAAACATTGTAGAGGAACAAAGAAAAATGGCAATCAATTTTCCATAAACATGGCATTCTAATCGTTCTTGTTTGATATCGTGCCAATGGTGGATTTGAAATAATGATTTCCAAGTTTTAAAGATAATCTCAATTTGCCAACGGAGCGTATAATAATCATGTACTTGTTCCATCGGAACAATTTCCCAAGGTGTATTGGTAATATATATGTTAATTCCAGTTAATCGTTTGCTCTTTTCAGAATACGTAATTCCCTTCTTACTCTCGGTATACACTTGCTTTTTT harbors:
- a CDS encoding plasmid recombination protein → MLGSISFNQSHQSSLSHNNRENIHGNPGIDPSRLDQNIYFVQKDIRSVYKDVFQEEVDKYNEKQKRNDRKIDDYYDKIHKDDKTHEQRELVVAIGEGKDDSMYRGAKKEALKRYAEAFQERNPNLVVYNMVLHDDEANPHLHINYVPNFESSRGLTRRVGMDRALQQQGVEGTGRKLIAHWRELETAYIEQLAKEHIPNFERANVGSHKYMKVRQYKEYAETRSIVENQVQEKETQLQTIDHHLKNVEEKTNELEVAKKSLESDVVDKYKELEIVKQEVESESEKLQLIGQCHVELEKRVKQMQKELDSATDQVPNEPIKIPFLRKEVITEVQDKMFGKAEITKKQTRNYVLSPEQYQELTKQVNAAITIKTDYERLKKTDFVQENESLRADNKDLKETIEGNKLALNHSYKQNLELREENKELHTEISGLKAHIRGLGENIRVLYNLSKKVLGEQFKAFRELVKNELDAKGVNNQFERENKKELKRKQQRYDMER
- a CDS encoding Rep protein — encoded protein: MKEENEQTLGQALKQANGNARKRDFEKDTKQRDQAEELKKSLLQQLKELTGEDHYVGTNKDPFAGEPFNQVMHRNLDLLNSIGYLTQAEESFLFRIQAYLEFRSNVIICRDDKFKKKRNNVEDDFELPKAATVSEIAEMIGKSREKTSLVMNSLKKKEILLNPEGAGQIIENGRTVSPRTWIVNPYIMICAPRKNEVKLDKLTMRLFQHSLKNLKGQNGKKVKLPARFF